The following is a genomic window from Lysinibacillus sp. G4S2.
CAAACCGGCTTTATTCAATGGCAATATGCGATTGCGATGGCAGTAGGGTCTATTATCGGCTCTCAAATCGGACTTTTAGTTCTACCGAAAATTCCGATAAAAGTAGCTAAAATACTACTAACAATTATTATTTCATTGCTACTTATTCAAGTAACAATAAAAATAATTTAACGGCTTAAATGTTCATGAATTAGCTTCCATTCATTATTCTCTATTACAAAAACATTCGTTGCTCTACCGCTACCTGATACAAATTTCCCGTTATGATAGCCTTCATAATGGTATGTATAAATACAGGTAGCAGATTTTTCATCAACCGTAAGCCACTGAATATCAGTAGCTGAATAAACTTCTTCCTTTATCAAGTTCCATGCATTATTAAAATAGGTCCCTATTTCTTCCAAAGTTGTGCATGTTTTATCGGTAAACCAATACACTGCTTGCGGATGCAAGCTCTCCTTTACATTATTAAAATCATGGGAATTTGTCGCTGTAATATAACGCTCTAAAGCTTTTTGATACATCAAGAAACCCTCCTTTTTCAACAATATTAGCTGAAATCCCATTATATAGGAATATCATTATGGCTAATTACCAGTAGTACATGCTAGCAATATTGCTTGTTCAATAATTTTCACTTCTAGTTAACATAGATGGATTAATGATGTCTGCTACAGCCAAATATAGATTCTCCGGATATTCAGCTAAACGATGGCATAAGTATAAATACCAATCCGTTCCATACGTAAGATAAATCTTACAGCGGTACTCCTTCTCTTTTAATTGACGTATCAAATCTGGCTGTATACCATAAAGCATTTCTATCTCTACATTTGGATGATTAAAATATTGTCTTTGTTCCATTTCTTGAATCAATAGTTCATCATGCGTAGCTATCGAGATTGGATGATTGGCATTAATCAACTGCTCTACATAATGAAGATAACGTTCATTCAGTGCTTCTGATCTTTTCTGCGCAACGTCGATCGGCTCCTGGAAAGCACCTTTAACAAGCCTTATTTTCCCTGGGTATTGAATAAGCTGCTGTAAATCCTTCTCTGTACGATAGAGATGAACTTGTAGCGTAATCCCGACATTGGAATATTGGTTAGCTATTTTTTTATAAATATCGAGGATATCGCTCGTCTTTGATGACTCCTCCATACTAATCATCAATGTAATTCTGAACTGATATGCTTTTTTAGCTAGCTCAATTAAGTGTTTATACGCCAGTTCCGTATTAACAGAAAGTCCAATATGCGACAAATCTAACGACACAGTTTGTCCTATCGCCAATGCACCCATGCCCTCAATAAGTTGCAAATATTCATCTTTAGCCTTTCGACATTCCATCAAATCAGTTGTATTTTCCCCTATAAACTCTAGTGATATTTGGTAATCCTTGGCGATGAATTCTCGAGCAATTGGAATAGCATCCTTTCTCTCCTCACCCGTAACATACCGATTCGCTGCCTTCCATAATAACGGATAGAGTTCTGTTGACTGTTGAACGTCATGTTTCATTTGAGCATTCCTCGCTGCAGATTTTAATGCTTGAATCACTATTTCTTCTGTCTTTTTCATTTTTATTCCTCCTCTTATCTATTTCCCAGTACTTTAACATGATAAAATTGGTAAGAGTAGAACCACTTTATATAATTTTTCAAGGTACCAATTTTAAGTAGGAGGAGAGAAAGTTGTTATGGATACCAATCGATCATTCTTCAGATATACCTCTAAACCGGCAAGTTTATCAGCAAATTCGGGAAAAAATATTAAATGGCCATCTTCAAGCAGGTGAAAGACTAGCATCTACACGTGAGCTTTCTGTCGAGCTAAAGGTCTCAAGAAATGTCATTTTGGAAGCTTACGATCAATTGTTAGCAGAGGGGTTTTTAATTGCCCGAAGAGGTTCAGGTACATTTGTTGCAGAGGGAGCCTTTTTAACACAGCATGAGACACCATTTTTATATGAAGTCGATGAAAAAAAGGTGAAAAATCATATTATTAATTTCCGTTCAGGTATTCCAGCATTGGACTTATTTCCCCGTAAAACATGGGCAAAGCTATCACATCAACTGTGGAATGATATTGAATCAACTAATTTTGGATATGACTTTCCTGAAGGTCGTTTAGAATTAAGACAAACGCTGGCACACTACTTATTAAGAACTAGAGGTGTTAACTGTCATCCAGAACAAATTATCATTACATCAGGCGCTACACAAGCATTGACACTGGTTTCTCGATTGCTTTTATCACCTAATGATATAGCCATTATAGAAGATCCTATTACGAATGATATTCAAACGATTTTTAAATCTTCAGGTGCCTCTCTTTATCCAATACCTGTAGATGAATATGGGATGAAGACAGCGTTAATACCAGAAAATTTGCATCCTAAATTTGTCTTCCTGACTCCATCACATCAATTCCCACTGGGGGGTACGCTTCCAATACAGCGCAGAATTCAATTAATCAATTTCGCAAGAAGAAATAATTGTTTTTTAGTTGAGGATGACTATGATAGTGAGTTTCGCTATGAAGGTCCACCTGTCAGCTCTTTACAGGGTTTAGATCTAGAACGTGTACTCTATATAGGCTCTTTTAGCAAGATTCTCTCTCCAGCTTTGAGAATAGGTTACATCGTTCTCCCAACTCATCTAATCGAGAAATGTCGGCAGCTGAAATGGTTTACTGACTTACACACACAATCATTGGATCAGCTTATTCTTGCTCGCTTTATTAAAGAAGGCTATTTAGAAAGACATATTGCAAAGATGAAGAAGTTCTATAAAAACCAGCGAGATTTTCTTATCCAATGTTTGCAAACAACCTTTTCAAATAAGGTGAAGATTTTAGGTTACACTACCGGTATGCATTTAATTGTTGAATTAGAGGATATTCATTTTTCTAAAGAGGTATTGTTTAAAATCGAACAACTTGGTGTAAAAGTATACCCTGTAGAGGATCATTCGATAGAGAAAGGGAGACACAATAATCGGATTATTTTTGGGTATGGACATTTAAAGAAGAATGAAATAGAAGAAGGCGTGACAATACTATTTCAAGCAGTCTATGATGAGGTAAAGTACTAAGGGGGATTTCCAATGCTCGCTACTATTCAGAAACAACAAAATAACTATGTCGTAAAATTTAACCGTCCATTATCACATTCAGTTGAAGCTGTGTGGGCCGTATTAACGGAAAATGGAAAGCTTCAAAAATGGATGAACAATTTAGAAATCATCGATCTTCGAAAAAACGGTAAAATCCATTTTAATATGAATGATGGAACAGATACTTATATGGAAATAACAATTACAGACTACGTTGAGAAGGAAGTGCTCGAATTTGACTGGGGCAAAGATACAGTCAGATTTGAACTCTCCCCCACTAGCAGCGGTTCCAAATTAGTATTACTTGAATCGATTGGTGAGCTAACTGAGCATACACCAAAGGATTTAGCTGGCTGGCATATATGCTTAGACCTGCTTTCAGACTTATTAAATGGAACTTTACATGAAAAATTTCCAATGGAAGAATGGAAAAAATGGTTTGTGGAGTATAAGCAGCTTGTGGATGATGTAGAGAAGATTTAAGCCATTCTAAATAGAACTCCTAAGGTGTGAAGTTCTTTTATTAAAAGTTAAGAGTTAAAGTAATACACTTAATAGGTCAGTCAGACATTTTTATAGAATAATAAAATTGAAACTATTTCAAATTTCAATCGTATAAAATAAGGAAGATTTCTAGGAGGTGTTTGTAATATGACGTTTATTGAATTGGCTATTCTAACTTTTTTAACTGTATGTTACCTGCCTTTCTTTATCTGGCTTTCTGCTAGTTATCTAAGTAACGGTGATAAATCAAAAAGGGAAAATATCTTTTGCTTATCATTGATGTCAGTTGCATTATTAAATGCTTTGAATTCTTTCTTGTTTAAGATACAAGATACATATGCTTTAGCAGTAATGGTTATCATCTTTTTATTATTTAACCTATACATGTTTTTAATTGTTCGGAAAGATAAAAGAAAAGTATCATTTTAAACGTAGTGACACAATAAATAATCCCCTTGAAGTAGACAATGTAAAATTCCATGTCGAAATTCAAGGGGATATTTTAAAAGACAACGAAAAATTGGTGTAGAACTAGTTTTTGGATTCTTGAAGGCTAAGCATTTCACTCGATTTTCTTTAAAATAGAGTGAACATGGTTAGACTAGGCGACTCCTTAGGGATCAGCGTCACAGATGAGACCATGGAGCGTAGCGGATGTTTTCTGTAGCGAAAGCAAAGCGGCAGCAACAAATGTTTTCTGTGCGAAAGCGAAGCGTCAGCAACAAAGCGCCCAGTCGGAACGGAAATCACCCCCTCGTTTTGCCGAAGAGCCGTACTTTATCAATTTGGCACCTTTCAATATTATTTAATGATAAAAAGCTGTAGCAATTTCAAGTGCTTTTAGCGGATCCTTAATTGAATCCAGCGTATAGACAAGCTTGTCTTCCTGCCAAACAATTAAATTTCCTGATTCATATACATCTAACTGTGCAGAACCGTGTTGCTTTGGAATTGGAAGCATATGCGATTCTAAAAATTGTACTGCCTGCTTAGCAAGCTTTACACCAGCTTCCGGATTGTCTGTTCTTGTATGGGTTGCTACTGCCCATCTTCCCTCATTCCAACCAGTCCATAAAGAGCCAGCACCTGCATCTTGATAGCCTTTAATGTTGGAACCAAGATCAACTTCTTGACCGCCCTTTTGACTAAAGTTCTCAAAAGCAATTTGCTCACTTGCTTCGTCTGCATTTTCATATTGCTTCACTAAGAGCCGAGCAATAACGGTCGCTCTATCTGGTTGTTTTAGTTTAATATCGTTGATTGGCAAATACTCTTTGCTTTCAAAAAATACTATTTCAACTTCGTTAGTTTCCGCCTTCGTCGTTGCTGTTAAAAATGTACCTTCTGTGATCGGTAGCCCTTTTGGTAAAGTTATCGGTAAATTTGTGTTAAGCTGGTCCTTAACATTTTTCAGTGCTCCAGCCTGTGTAATGGATGCTACCGTGTTTTCCTTATTTGGTTTAGACGATTCTTGTTGATTTTCATGCGATTGTTGCTCTTCTTCTTGTGGCTTATTTGGCACATTAGGTTTTTCTTCTTCATCAGAGCATGCACTAATTATACTGAGACTTAAAAGCATTAAGGCAAAAAGTGACTTTTTCATCATGTAGGCCCCCTTATTTTTCTTTATTTTTTCCCTACCCATTATGAACTTAAACTTTTAGTTACTTAAGCTCATTAATTCGCTTCGTCAGCTCGTTAAACTTTTGATCAAGCATAGCATAATCTTTATTCTTTACCGTAAGAAAACTAAGCTTGCCAAGTATCTCTTGTCTTTCATTTTCAAGCTTTAAACGAAGAGCAGCTATGTCATCGACTTGAGAAGGAGCGCCATTTCTCCATTTTTTCTCAATACGTTTATTTCGAACTTCCCACACACTATCAGTTACCTTCTCAAGAAAATATCTATCATGCGAGACAACAAGTAATGTTCCCTTAAATTGCGCAAGTGTTTTCTCTAATTGCTCCCGAGAAGGTAGATCAAGGTGATTCGTCGGTTCATCTAAAATAAGCACATTTTTATCCTCTAAAATGTAAGCCATTAGTTTACACTTTACCCGCTCCCCCATACTCATCTTGCCTATTGGTGCAGTCCAGTGCGCTGGTGTAAAGCCTAAATGCTTCATTAAATTCCGAACTTTCCCTTGCTCTTCAAAGGTTTCGTTATAAAAATATTGCTCAGGTGTTTGATCTAGTGGTAAATCAAATACTTCCTGCGTTAAATAGCCGATAGTCGCAGCAGGAGATATCCAAATCTCCCCTTCAGCCTTTATCTGTCCTAAAAGTATTTTTAATAATGTTGTTTTGCCACTGCCATTTGATCCAGTAATGGCAATCTTTTCTCCAAATTTTGCAATTAAATTTACATCCTTAAATAAAACACGCTGCTCAAAACACTTCATCAAATGCTTTGTCTCTAAAAAACGCTTCCCCACCCGTTGATCTGTGTCTATGGAAAAACGAATCTCTTCTTCAGGTTCTACAGCTTCAACCTTTGCCTTTGCAAGCTCCTTCTCTAATCTCTTTTTCTTAGATTTAACTTGCGAATCCATACGCTTTGCTTTTACACGATAAAATTCCTTAAAGCCCTCCTTCTTTGTAGACTGTGCATGTGCCTTTTGTGACCAGGATGTTAGCTGCTGCATCTGTGCTTCAATACATTCAATGTACTTTTGCTGTTTATCATAGGCGCGTTGTTGTGTTAGTCTTCGCTGTTCTCTAGCGGCCATATAGCTAGTATAATTACCGCTATGCTCAATAAGTCCCCCTTCTTCTAGAGACCAAATTTTAGTGGCAATCTCGTCTAAAAAATAGCGATCATGTGAGACAACAATGATTGCACCATCGTAACTTTTTACTTGTTCGATGAGTAATGCAGTACTTTGCTCATCTAAATGATTCGTCGGTTCATCTAATAAAAGTAATTGGGCATTTTGTGCAAAACCATCTGCGAGACGCATTTTAAGCTTCTCTCCGCCACTTAAGGCTGAAAATAACACATCTGGCACCTGCCATTTAGCAAGTAAATTCGCCTCGTTTGCAGATACTTCTAGCGAATCAAAGTGTGCGCTCTCCTGTTCTACATAAGCAACTTTAGCAGACTGCAACCAGCGTAACTGTCCCGCAGTCGGCACTATCAAGCCGGCAATTAGTTGCAATAGCGTCGATTTACCAGCTCCATTTCTACCAATAATGCCGATGACCTCGCTTACCTTTACCGATGCTGTTACATGTTCAAAAATTTTCGTATCCTTTATTTCATAATGCACGTCTTGTAATTTTAAAAGTTCCTTCATAACATCCATTCCTCTCCAGTCGGAGGGACAAAAAAATCCCTCCAATTATTTTGGAAGGATTAGTCGAAAAAATATCATCCACAAATAAGCTCTTACACATAGCTTGTTTGTGATCCATTACTAAAATGCTACTTCTCATCTGTTTCTAGAAAAAGACGTTCAGATGGATCATCAAGCACTTTAATTATAGCCAACTGTAAATCAGCAAAGCTTTGCCGATATAAGTT
Proteins encoded in this region:
- a CDS encoding nuclear transport factor 2 family protein, producing the protein MMYQKALERYITATNSHDFNNVKESLHPQAVYWFTDKTCTTLEEIGTYFNNAWNLIKEEVYSATDIQWLTVDEKSATCIYTYHYEGYHNGKFVSGSGRATNVFVIENNEWKLIHEHLSR
- a CDS encoding proline dehydrogenase family protein, encoding MKKTEEIVIQALKSAARNAQMKHDVQQSTELYPLLWKAANRYVTGEERKDAIPIAREFIAKDYQISLEFIGENTTDLMECRKAKDEYLQLIEGMGALAIGQTVSLDLSHIGLSVNTELAYKHLIELAKKAYQFRITLMISMEESSKTSDILDIYKKIANQYSNVGITLQVHLYRTEKDLQQLIQYPGKIRLVKGAFQEPIDVAQKRSEALNERYLHYVEQLINANHPISIATHDELLIQEMEQRQYFNHPNVEIEMLYGIQPDLIRQLKEKEYRCKIYLTYGTDWYLYLCHRLAEYPENLYLAVADIINPSMLTRSENY
- a CDS encoding PLP-dependent aminotransferase family protein; the protein is MLWIPIDHSSDIPLNRQVYQQIREKILNGHLQAGERLASTRELSVELKVSRNVILEAYDQLLAEGFLIARRGSGTFVAEGAFLTQHETPFLYEVDEKKVKNHIINFRSGIPALDLFPRKTWAKLSHQLWNDIESTNFGYDFPEGRLELRQTLAHYLLRTRGVNCHPEQIIITSGATQALTLVSRLLLSPNDIAIIEDPITNDIQTIFKSSGASLYPIPVDEYGMKTALIPENLHPKFVFLTPSHQFPLGGTLPIQRRIQLINFARRNNCFLVEDDYDSEFRYEGPPVSSLQGLDLERVLYIGSFSKILSPALRIGYIVLPTHLIEKCRQLKWFTDLHTQSLDQLILARFIKEGYLERHIAKMKKFYKNQRDFLIQCLQTTFSNKVKILGYTTGMHLIVELEDIHFSKEVLFKIEQLGVKVYPVEDHSIEKGRHNNRIIFGYGHLKKNEIEEGVTILFQAVYDEVKY
- a CDS encoding SRPBCC family protein, which codes for MLATIQKQQNNYVVKFNRPLSHSVEAVWAVLTENGKLQKWMNNLEIIDLRKNGKIHFNMNDGTDTYMEITITDYVEKEVLEFDWGKDTVRFELSPTSSGSKLVLLESIGELTEHTPKDLAGWHICLDLLSDLLNGTLHEKFPMEEWKKWFVEYKQLVDDVEKI
- the abc-f gene encoding ribosomal protection-like ABC-F family protein, which gives rise to MKELLKLQDVHYEIKDTKIFEHVTASVKVSEVIGIIGRNGAGKSTLLQLIAGLIVPTAGQLRWLQSAKVAYVEQESAHFDSLEVSANEANLLAKWQVPDVLFSALSGGEKLKMRLADGFAQNAQLLLLDEPTNHLDEQSTALLIEQVKSYDGAIIVVSHDRYFLDEIATKIWSLEEGGLIEHSGNYTSYMAAREQRRLTQQRAYDKQQKYIECIEAQMQQLTSWSQKAHAQSTKKEGFKEFYRVKAKRMDSQVKSKKKRLEKELAKAKVEAVEPEEEIRFSIDTDQRVGKRFLETKHLMKCFEQRVLFKDVNLIAKFGEKIAITGSNGSGKTTLLKILLGQIKAEGEIWISPAATIGYLTQEVFDLPLDQTPEQYFYNETFEEQGKVRNLMKHLGFTPAHWTAPIGKMSMGERVKCKLMAYILEDKNVLILDEPTNHLDLPSREQLEKTLAQFKGTLLVVSHDRYFLEKVTDSVWEVRNKRIEKKWRNGAPSQVDDIAALRLKLENERQEILGKLSFLTVKNKDYAMLDQKFNELTKRINELK